gttctctatttataaaaatacaatatgaTGAAATCGGTCTTATTTTGTACCACAATAGTAAATTCATACAAAATGCAAATGAAGCACGGAAGTATGTCAATGGTGAATTGTGTGACGGGAAAGAAGTTGATATAGATTTGGATCTCAAGGAATTCCTATTTATTATTCAAGAATCCAAATATTTGATGTGTTTTGCTATAGGttaatctattttttagtttaaactttttttacttaaaaaaagagaaaccgagtaaaataattttctttgtagttaaatatctttaaaacatTAGGCATATGCAATTGTTGTTTAATAatgtgaataaaattttaattaaaatatacttacAATGTAAATATTACgtaaatcataaatcataaatgATTATCTATcataaaattgatgattttaattaattgatttaaaaagtatttttggagttttataaaatattttatttaaaataagtctcaatgttttaaataaatacaagtatatgaaggaataaataaaaaaatattagcattTAAAGATGattaacatgaaaaatatatgtaaaaaaatgattatatatatatatatatatatatatgcgccTAACTTGGTTCACGGTTGTGTGAGCTAATTTACCGTTGTTTTAAGTCTACAGATCCCTGGATTTCGCCCTGGAAAGAAAGTTCCAGAAAGCATTCTTATTAGTTATGTTGGGAGTCAAAATGTTCAGAAGGCTACTATTGAATCTATATTGAGGAGGACACTCTCACATGCTATGACATCGGTATGTTGCAATATAGtttctattttcttatttttgatatccttatttttttctcttggtGTTAGTTCTTTTTACACTATTGGATTCATTGCGTTTACTTGCAATTATATCTGTTAATAATTCCCTGATCTTGAAATCTTACTTCATTATTGAAAGACAAGCTTATTGGTTCATGACCTTTCCTCATTACATAAGTATATTTAGCAGTGCTATCTAATggtgaatttatttaaaatctgtGCCACTGATATGCCTTTGATCTGAGGACTTGATACTGATcaacagattaaaaaaaatctttataatttCCTGATCATTTGTCCAAGGTTATTACTGAATAAAGTGGATTATTAGATCAAGTATTATTCTGATCTTACACTTGAGCATTTCAGAATTAACTTTGTCTATAGGTTACTGGAAGGGCTTTGCAGGAATCAGTACGAATAGTGACTAAGTTTTCTGAGATGGAGGAGACATATTCTTCTCTTGGGTCTCTTGGGTAATCTATAGGTTAAgctttttgaaatatattttcctttagactcgttatttttctcttcctttgcTGCATCTGTAATACTAAAACTATATTCTGACATAATATAGAGAAAAGGAAGACTATCATGAAGAATGCTAATATTGTCAGAATGTCAGCCAAAGCCAACGATTTCTACAGGCTGATTATATTAActattctcatttatttaactTCTCCGATCTCCAGATATGATGTCCTTGTTGATATTGCACCAGAAATCAAATGGATTCCCGATAATAATgcatacaaaaatttaaagattgtTGTTGAGATGGATAGTGATATAGATGCTCACACAGCATCTGAACAAGAATTTAGAAGGCGTTATAAATCCATTGGTGCTCTGAAAGTGGTTACTGACAGGGCTAAAGGtgactaaatttaatttataccaGTCTGCTGGCATACAACcatttgcttttttatttttatttttttaatatgattatttacTCGAAATTCTATTCATTTGAAACTTTCATGAATCATTTTAGGTATAACACTTCCAAGTTCTATAAAGCAAGGACACACTATATGGATTTACGCATGTGCTTTATATTTAGTTGTGGCTGATACAATGAAGATATTTACtgattaatttttatggtaTCTTTACTATCTTATACTAATAAATAACTCTCATACAGACACTATTTCCTTTGGTATGTATTTATTATCTTGATAATTGATATCTGTATTAATAATTTCGACCAGTCTACCCAAAATTAGCCAGctgctacaatttttttttgttcacagGTTGGAGATGTTGTTGTCCTTGACATCGCAGCAACAACCATTGATCAAGATGAATCAAATGTTAAAAGTATTCCTTCTGAAGAAAGTAAAGGTCGGGTGATGTGCTTGAAGGATGATAATAAACTGATAAGTGAACATATTTCCTCTAAACCTATATTAGATATGCAGGCTTTAATTTTGATACAGAATATGGTGAAAAAGTATTACCGGGTTTCCTTGATTGTATAATTGGAATTCAACAAGGTGAATCAAAGTCTTTTTCATCTTGTATTTCCTGAAACATGGAAGCAAGAAAATCTTCGAGGTGTTCATGCTCAGTTTACTGTAAGTTTCTAATGCTGAATCAAAGAAGTTTAGTTGTTGTAGGGACATGAACTGACatgatagtttttttcttttggtcctTTGGATACCAAATTcttcataatatataaatacattttgGCCATATGTCTCGTACAATTTATGGTGCTTTTTCATCTCCTTATGATACACTTATTGTCTTGGCCATATGTCTTGGATTTATAAAAGAGGGTGATGCCGGGATGTCGTTGATACCGAGGGAGTGGAGCATGTCATGGGTTTCCTTGTCGACCTGGATGTGGTTGGTGTTGATGGCGGAGACGTCAATCGGGCGGGGACGAAGTCCATGCGGCGCTTGCGCTCCTCCTCCTGGAGCATGAGGGAGATGCCGTCGAGAACCCCGCGATCTTGTTCCTTAGCCTCTTCGACGGGATTATCGCcacttcctccagaagcttcttGTTCGTGTGGAAGTGTGGAACTGAAAACTCAAGagactaaaattttatttgatttagggTTGCACCCATGTCAGCAACAGAAGTGGAAAAACAATGATTTAGAGTTAATATTTGGTATTTATTTCACTCATTTATAATGCACTTTGTTATATGAGCTTATTTGCTAAGTATAATATTTAGGGAATACTATCTGAAAAGCAAGTGACTTATTGACCGTGGTACTATGATAGTAATTGAGGTAAATAATAAGATCAATATAACTCAAagtttataaaactattttaaactctattttttttttctattcaaattaAGAAATCTTACAAAATTTATGCTAATTGCATAACATAAATTCAATTGgtaattaatttatatcaatCGCATCATTCCAACCGGGAAAAAGGGTTATAATCATTCGACCACAAACAAAGCTATACGGCAAAATAATACATAGGCAGACAAGTAATAAAGCATtggatataaaaataataatcaagcaGAGTAAAAGAATGAACCAAAATGTATGAAAGTTGTGAGATGGTGTTATATTCTTTGGTGTTGTGttacaaataatataattgataaaaggtaaataagacaaaaacatgtgattttttttaatcataaaattgaaatgaaatattttatttatgaatattttcatcaaaatatatgataatcaTAAACTCATTATGACTATTTAAACCTTACGTATTCAtcctttgatttcattttttatatttatttcttattaagCAGATAAAATTGAGTATTATAAAAAGCACGACGAAACAAGAAAAGATAATGGTAATTAAACAAATAGCAGAAAACttggaatttaatttttattaatcacTCTCCCGCAAAGAAGATGCTAGAGCACTAAGACAGTTTCCCTGTGGCTACGAATGCAATATAGCTAAGCAAACTTGTTTGGTGGTTAACAGCAGAAATTGCATGGTTAACAATATGTGCAGCACTCAATTCTGTCTCACATGACGATGGTTCATCACCAGCAATGGCGGCCAAATAGTTAGCCACTTAAGATCTTGGCATTTCAACTTTGCAAAGAATTCATAAAGCGTTCAACCGCATTTTCATAATAAAGTGCACAATTTGCAATGGCCGGAACATCTGTTGTGTTCGCCAATCCCTTTAGAAAATCTTCAGCTTTTTCTGTCTTATTCACGGCCAAGTTCAAGATTGCCTCCGAAAGTTGAAGAAGATTTTTTGCACCCAGGACTGTAGGATCTGCTCTTAGAATATTCGTGCATTCAATCTTCTTCTCTGGTTTTCATTGCAAATCTGGCCAATTAGGTCGGAACCATCACCAAACACTGTAGCATTTGTTAACCAAGGAGACTGAGCAATGAGAAACAGGCAAAGGGAACACAATGCTAAAGAATTCATTTTGTGGTAGGGAGTTTTAATCAAAAGGCACTTGGTTCCAGATTGCAGTGGTGGGGGGTATAAAATAAGTCTCTCTTATACAGTCTTGTTGCTAACATTCCACTCTCATTAtattataatcattaaatttttaagattagaggatcaaaataattaattttaaaatccttTGATTTGGcttaaatcattaaaatatctatttttttgttttaattacaccgatatatttatcttttttataatattaaggcTTGATCGTAAAAAAAAGActcttatttatcttattttactaaattatttCCCTATTTTTAATTTACCATAAGAGCTCTTAAAATTCATATCGggttatcaaagaaaaaaaaattaaatgttaaccATTAACTTATTTTAGGCATCTCTCATTCTCCTTGTTTAATTTGGTCTGTGCTGTTCATTCTGAGAATTAAggattttgttaatataaatgttattttgGGTGGATGAAGTTTATATTTTGTGATTGgagtaattattttaagataattattagtTACTTAATTACTACTATTAATTACTACTAATgaggataaattaaaaaaataataaatcactttagttattaataatgatattttttaaacacataaatatctcttaaatgattaattatatgtaaacatgtgataattaacattcaatttttcttattgatgataaattttgataaaaataaagagatttaataataattttttaaaaaaaataagtgaatcgATTTaatgaaatgagaaaaataaaaatgcatttttttgtaATCAAGCCtactattaattatattttgaatatataaataaaatattgaagcaTTGATTACTTAGAAtccaaatatttattgttttctgatttaagtaattaaaatgacattttgATAGATGCTTGactattaaaaaaagagagagaatatatttcactttttgaggttatctttttaaaaatattcttacttTATTCGTTAACATGATCCttaaataatgaatattttgttACACTTTACTATATTTATAATATGCAAggaaatattcttaaaatattttttgaatctcgttaaataattcattttattttatatatttttagcaaGTTATCATCATAACTTTACTAATTACTTAcaagttataattatattttggtaTAATTCTTAGAATGATAAGATTATGGAACCCGAAATAACACTTATGTTATCAACTTAATTACTTATACTCAAAATCTacagtaattaataaatatataatacctctttatattttttttaatatccattattaaGGTGGAAGTAAAAACTGGTGCCCAAAACAATGTAAATTAAGGTAGTAAtgaagtaattaaataaatgtgtCTTAGCAACAAGAGGATACCCTtaacaatgaaaaaaacaaCAATCAAAATTACTATGCGaatgttattaatttgtttttgttttttaatgtgttaaaaaatcatatacttGTCAGTAGTTCTACAGCAATTcgaatatttaataatcataacACGTTTCGTGTTAAGagttttattatgtattttagttAAATGATGATGATTCTTAGAGTATGCTATCTCTAGGTGAGAGATGACTTTAAATcctttttggataaaaaattattttgagatgaGGAGAAACTTAAGATTAAGATGAGACACCCTTTACTAGTAGTCGAATCAAAGTTATTTTAGGATTTATTGAATTAACCTTAACTCTTGTTATAGATGACTCGAGTAAGTTTAAACTTTTTGGTGAAATTCCTATAAGGAGTAAACCACTAAACCTTAAGCTTGAACAAGTTTACAAAAGTGAGAAGTGATCTGTTTTGTTTATTCAATTAGCCCCCAGTTAGTATTAAGTAAGGAACCTTAATTCTTGAACCTAATTAAGTGAGCGTTATGAGTCAAATATACCAAagtgagaatcatgaaactcattttttttttcttgaaccgTCTCATGTTTGAAAAAGAGTCAACCATGTAGTCAGTCATGTTTTCTTGTGTATGTTTGTTCGTTTCAAATTGTCATCAATGTCTCCTACGAAATTGCCCTACTCCAAATAGTATATCATTCACATTCTATTGTTGTTGAGATGTCACTCTCATACAAAAACATAACTTATGAAATACTGTCATTGAGTAAACGAGGATTGCCAGATTTAGTTGCTAAGAACATATGAGTCTTGTGATAAAAACCACTACTTGGTATTGAGAACTAGATGTGTAATCTCTCTCTCATTGATCTTTTGGCAAAGTTTTAGGGAAGAAACTTCTTTTAAGGTGGTGGAAttgtaatatttcatttttcgtaaataaattaaaaagattttttagtgaaaaatataaataaatagagttttagaaaaatgatgaggtttttataattaaataaataagaaaaaataattttattaattaaaataatgattttagagaaaataaaaaatgtattttatttattcattttatagagaataaaatagaatttctttttataaaataataaaaataggacCTCTGTCTATATGCTTGGTGTTATTGACCATGACGTGGTTGAGCTGAATAATATGCATAGGCAGGTATTGTATTATCTGTTTTACCTTCCCACCCTCTTTTGGCATAGCAGGTGCAACACATACATTGTGTATTGTTGTGCTTGTGTCTGGCATCAGCCTTTGGGCGTTTGCACTTTTGCGAGTACAAAGTGTTAATATGCGTCTTGCTTCTGTGTTTGTGTTCGTTTACAGATTTTTTGAATTAACttcactatttttattaatttggacAAGTTGGTGCTTTATTTCAGGTTATCCACACGGAAGCATATGTTGGTAAGCCAAAAGTGAAATCTGCCGCTGCTGCTTGTGGCTCGTAGGTTACTCTTTCACCAACTATTCATCACATCAATTTTTGTTGACAAACTGCAAATAAAATCCCAtgagaaattttctttttcaaatgtttgtTATTGTAATATTAGTATCATCATTTTTCTTGGAACTAAGATATTTTGAATATTAGGATCAACTCCACTATTCAAGTTGTGGAACATGAAGAAGCTTTGCAGACTTCCAACGCTTTGGAAATTCTCAGCAAGTATAATTTCTATTATaagattgatttttctttttgcttgaggCCTCTTTCTTCTATACTTAacctttttcatttcattttttatattaccactgaccattttttttataattatgtgaATTTGGTAGATATGATATAATAGTAGATGCAACAGATAATGCTCCTACCCGATACTTGATCAGTGATTGCTGTGTGGTTCTAGGAAAGGTAAATCTTAATGTTTTGATGTATGAACAGAttgtgaccatttgaattaaTGTTACATGGGCCTTTTCACTTGttgctttaattttttggttCCTCCATGAATACACTTTCTAAGTCagcattattttttatgttttggttcATCAATGCATAAGATATCTAcattaattcaacaaaaaggAAGTTATGCGTGCTCCTATGTGCATGATGCCTATAAAATATTTCAGTGTGTATGTGCCATATGAGTTATCTCCAAAATCTTAGTGCAATTGCTCCCTGTAGACATcagttttttataaatttgaaaagttacaaTTATATGGTTTTCTTATATTTCATTCAGTTAAACAATTTCGTTTTTGGTTcttatatttatcttattttttatacttatgtacatagtatgatttATGGGAAAACTTAAGTTACTAATGcaattttttacattaactGTTTTCCTGTGATGCAGCCTCTTGTATCAGGTGCTGCACTGGGATTGGAAGGGCAGGTATatgtc
The genomic region above belongs to Glycine max cultivar Williams 82 chromosome 14, Glycine_max_v4.0, whole genome shotgun sequence and contains:
- the LOC102668096 gene encoding trigger factor-like protein TIG, Chloroplastic, whose amino-acid sequence is MGLANHFPTSLPLGFEEKCPWREKDALHVGPWNRDFNPFSFSLTFENPNRAIEGGALESTKYATIDNEERLSDYIKLICELYNNPTSVGIEKMFMYYVKEKILQIPGFRPGKKVPESILISYVGSQNVQKATIESILRRTLSHAMTSVTGRALQESVRIVTKFSEMEETYSSLGSLGYDVLVDIAPEIKWIPDNNAYKNLKIVVEMDSDIDAHTASEQEFRRRYKSIGALKVVTDRAKGD